CATTGGTAACGGATGGCACCAAACTCAAATATAAACCCATAGATAAGGATGGCGATGTTAGCGTAAATGAGCGGTTTACCAAAAAAGTGAGCCGTTTTAAAATACAGTGGTAAGAATATGACATTGAATACACCAAACATGCCAATACCAACACCAAAGAATGTAAGGTTGATGTCTAAAAATGGATTATAAAGTTCATATACATAATTATGCATGAAACCAAAAACCAGTGCAAATAGTACGTGTAATAATTCTAAGATAAAGATGGACATGGCTTTTGAATTAACGATATCTTTTCTTTCCACAGGTAAAGCCCCAATAAAGTTATAATCTTGATTGCTATTATATGAACCGAACACTTGTGGTATGGTTATCCAAAAGAAATACATAAACACAAATGAATAGATCCAA
This genomic stretch from Paracholeplasma manati harbors:
- a CDS encoding ABC-2 transporter permease translates to MKNLLYKELNLSIHKFYFILPIILGALMFIPYWIYSFVFMYFFWITIPQVFGSYNSNQDYNFIGALPVERKDIVNSKAMSIFILELLHVLFALVFGFMHNYVYELYNPFLDINLTFFGVGIGMFGVFNVIFLPLYFKTAHFFGKPLIYANIAILIYGFIFEFGAIRYQWVRDLLEGSFTSQILPFTLLTLMGVLLSLLAVKLSQMNFSKLDI